The following proteins are co-located in the Rhodococcus opacus B4 genome:
- the ilvC gene encoding ketol-acid reductoisomerase: protein MFYDDDADLSIIQGRKVAVIGYGSQGHAHSLSLRDSGVDVRIGLKEGSKSRAKAEEQGLTVGTPAEVSEWADVIMVLAPDTAQASIFTNDIEPNLKDGDALFFGHGLNIHFELIKAPEFVTVGMVAPKGPGHLVRRQFVDGKGVPALIAIDQDPKGEGQALALSYAKAIGGARAGVIKTTFKEETETDLFGEQAVLCGGTEELVKTGFEVMVEAGYAPEMAYFEVLHELKLIVDLMYEGGIARMNYSVSDTAEFGGYLSGPRVIDAGTKERMKAILADIQSGEFTRRLVANVENGNTELEGLRKANAEHPIEVTGKKLRDLMSWVDRPITETA from the coding sequence ATGTTCTACGACGACGATGCCGATCTGTCGATCATCCAGGGCCGTAAGGTCGCTGTGATCGGTTACGGAAGCCAGGGCCACGCGCACTCGCTGAGCCTGCGCGACTCGGGCGTCGATGTGCGTATCGGCCTCAAGGAAGGCTCGAAGTCCCGCGCGAAGGCCGAGGAGCAGGGCCTGACCGTCGGTACCCCCGCCGAGGTCTCCGAGTGGGCCGACGTGATCATGGTGCTCGCACCCGACACCGCGCAGGCGTCGATCTTCACCAATGACATCGAGCCGAACCTGAAGGACGGCGACGCGCTGTTCTTCGGACACGGCCTCAACATCCACTTCGAGCTGATCAAGGCTCCGGAGTTCGTCACGGTCGGCATGGTCGCCCCCAAGGGCCCCGGCCACCTGGTGCGCCGTCAGTTCGTCGACGGCAAGGGTGTTCCCGCGCTCATCGCGATCGACCAGGACCCGAAGGGTGAGGGCCAGGCCCTCGCGCTGTCCTACGCCAAGGCCATCGGCGGCGCCCGCGCCGGCGTCATCAAGACCACGTTCAAGGAAGAGACCGAGACGGACCTCTTCGGCGAGCAGGCCGTGCTGTGCGGTGGCACCGAGGAACTGGTCAAGACCGGTTTCGAGGTCATGGTCGAGGCCGGCTACGCGCCCGAGATGGCGTACTTCGAGGTGCTGCACGAGCTCAAGCTCATCGTCGACCTCATGTACGAGGGTGGAATCGCCCGCATGAACTACTCGGTGTCCGACACCGCGGAGTTCGGCGGCTACCTGTCCGGCCCGCGCGTCATCGACGCCGGCACCAAGGAGCGCATGAAGGCGATCCTCGCCGACATCCAGTCGGGTGAGTTCACCCGCCGCCTCGTCGCCAACGTCGAGAACGGCAACACCGAGCTCGAGGGCCTGCGCAAGGCCAACGCCGAGCACCCGATCGAGGTCACCGGCAAGAAGCTGCGCGACCTGATGAGCTGGGTCGACCGGCCGATCACCGAAACCGCCTAG
- the serA gene encoding phosphoglycerate dehydrogenase, with translation MSQPGRPVVLIADKLAPSTVEALGDGVEVRWVDGPDRPALLAAVPEADAILVRSATTVDAEVLAAGTKLKIVARAGVGLDNVDVPAATERGVMVVNAPTSNIHTAAEHAVALMLATARQIPAADATLRDREWKRSKFNGVEIFGKTVGVVGLGRIGQLFAQRLAAFETHVIAYDPYVSAARAAQLGIELVTLDELLERADLISVHLPKTPETKGLLGTENLAKTKKGVVIVNAARGGLIDEAALAEAIKSGHVRAAGLDVFESEPCTDSPLFDLPEVVVTPHLGASTNEAQDRAGTDVAKSVLLALAGDFVPDAVNVSGGAVGEEVAPWLEIVRKQGVLIGALSGELPVNLSVDVHGELASEDVEVLALSALRGVFSAVIEDAVTFVNAPALAEERGVTAEVTKAAESPNHRSVVDLRAVFGDGSVINVSGTLTGPQQVEKIVNINGRNFELRAEGLNLVINYTDQPGALGKIGTQLGNAGIDIQAAQLSQDAEGEGATILLRVDREVPSEVRDAISTAVGATKIELVNLA, from the coding sequence GTGAGCCAGCCAGGCCGTCCTGTAGTTCTGATCGCCGACAAGCTCGCGCCGTCCACCGTCGAGGCATTGGGCGACGGTGTGGAGGTGCGATGGGTCGACGGACCTGATCGCCCGGCCCTGCTCGCGGCGGTGCCCGAAGCCGACGCGATCCTTGTCCGTTCCGCCACCACCGTCGACGCCGAGGTCCTGGCGGCCGGTACCAAGCTCAAGATCGTCGCCCGCGCAGGCGTGGGCCTCGACAACGTCGACGTGCCCGCCGCCACCGAGCGCGGTGTCATGGTCGTCAACGCCCCGACGTCCAACATCCACACGGCCGCCGAGCACGCCGTCGCGCTGATGCTCGCCACCGCCCGCCAGATCCCCGCCGCCGACGCCACCCTGCGCGACCGCGAGTGGAAGCGCAGCAAGTTCAACGGCGTCGAGATCTTCGGCAAGACCGTCGGCGTCGTCGGCCTCGGCCGCATCGGGCAGCTGTTCGCGCAGCGACTCGCCGCTTTCGAGACCCACGTCATCGCGTACGACCCCTACGTGTCGGCCGCGCGCGCCGCGCAGCTCGGCATCGAACTCGTCACCCTCGACGAGCTGCTGGAGCGCGCAGACCTCATCTCCGTGCACCTCCCCAAGACGCCCGAGACCAAGGGGCTGCTCGGCACCGAGAACCTGGCGAAGACGAAGAAGGGCGTCGTCATCGTCAACGCCGCCCGCGGCGGCCTGATCGACGAGGCCGCACTCGCCGAGGCCATCAAGTCCGGTCACGTCCGCGCCGCCGGCCTCGACGTGTTCGAGAGCGAACCATGCACCGACAGCCCGCTGTTCGACCTGCCCGAGGTCGTCGTGACGCCGCACCTCGGCGCGTCCACGAACGAGGCTCAGGACCGCGCGGGCACGGACGTCGCGAAGTCCGTACTGCTCGCTCTCGCAGGCGATTTCGTTCCCGACGCGGTCAACGTGTCCGGTGGCGCCGTGGGCGAGGAAGTTGCCCCGTGGCTCGAGATCGTCCGCAAGCAGGGTGTGCTGATCGGTGCGCTGTCGGGTGAACTGCCCGTCAACCTGTCGGTCGACGTGCACGGCGAGCTCGCCTCCGAGGACGTCGAGGTGCTCGCGCTCTCGGCGCTGCGCGGCGTGTTCTCCGCCGTCATCGAGGACGCGGTCACGTTCGTCAACGCCCCCGCTCTCGCGGAGGAGCGTGGCGTCACGGCGGAGGTCACCAAGGCGGCCGAAAGCCCCAACCACCGCAGCGTCGTGGACCTCCGCGCCGTGTTCGGTGACGGCAGCGTCATCAACGTGTCGGGCACGCTGACCGGCCCGCAGCAGGTCGAGAAGATCGTCAACATCAACGGCCGCAACTTCGAACTGCGCGCCGAGGGTCTCAACCTGGTGATCAACTACACCGATCAGCCCGGTGCGCTGGGCAAGATCGGCACGCAGCTCGGCAATGCCGGCATCGACATCCAGGCCGCGCAGCTCAGTCAGGACGCCGAGGGCGAGGGTGCGACCATCCTCCTCCGCGTCGACCGTGAGGTGCCGAGCGAGGTGCGGGACGCGATCTCCACCGCCGTCGGCGCCACCAAGATCGAGCTCGTCAACCTGGCCTAA
- a CDS encoding 3-isopropylmalate dehydrogenase has product MKLAVIPGDGIGVEVTAEALKVLRKLVPDLETTEYDLGARRYNATGELLPDADLAAIREHDAILLGAIGDPSVTPGVLERGLLLNMRFALDHHVNLRPSQLYPGSKSPLAAQPDIDFVVVREGTEGPYTGNGGAIRVGTPHEIATEVSINTWFGAERVVRYAFALAQTRRKHVTLIHKTNVLSNAGAIWTRAVETVSAEYPDVETAYCHIDAATIYMVTDPSRFDVIVTDNLFGDIITDLAGAVTGGIGLAASGNIDASGTNPSMFEPVHGSAPDIAGQGIADPTAAILSAALLLRHLGRDGDAARIETAVEADLASRGDSKVVTSEVGDRIAAAL; this is encoded by the coding sequence ATGAAGCTTGCGGTCATTCCGGGTGACGGCATCGGTGTCGAGGTCACGGCCGAGGCGCTGAAGGTGCTGCGGAAACTCGTCCCCGATCTCGAGACCACCGAGTACGACCTCGGTGCCCGTCGATACAACGCCACGGGGGAGTTGCTCCCGGACGCCGATCTCGCGGCGATCCGCGAGCACGACGCGATCCTGCTGGGCGCCATCGGCGACCCGTCGGTCACACCGGGCGTGCTCGAGCGGGGGCTGCTGCTGAACATGCGGTTCGCGTTGGATCATCACGTGAATCTGCGTCCGTCGCAGCTGTATCCGGGATCGAAGTCGCCGCTCGCGGCGCAGCCGGACATCGATTTCGTGGTGGTGCGCGAGGGCACCGAGGGCCCGTACACCGGTAACGGCGGCGCGATCCGTGTGGGCACCCCGCACGAGATCGCGACCGAGGTGTCGATCAACACGTGGTTCGGCGCCGAGCGGGTGGTGCGCTACGCATTCGCGCTCGCACAGACGCGGCGGAAGCACGTCACCCTGATCCACAAGACGAACGTCCTCTCCAACGCGGGCGCGATCTGGACGCGTGCGGTGGAGACCGTGTCGGCCGAATACCCGGACGTGGAGACGGCGTACTGCCACATCGACGCGGCCACCATCTATATGGTCACCGACCCGTCGCGCTTCGACGTGATCGTCACGGACAACCTGTTCGGCGACATCATCACCGACCTCGCGGGTGCGGTCACGGGCGGCATCGGCCTGGCGGCGTCGGGAAACATCGACGCCTCGGGAACGAACCCGTCGATGTTCGAGCCGGTGCACGGCAGCGCCCCGGACATCGCAGGCCAGGGGATCGCGGATCCCACGGCGGCCATCCTGTCCGCGGCACTGCTGCTGCGGCACCTCGGCCGGGACGGCGACGCCGCGCGCATCGAAACCGCGGTCGAGGCCGATCTGGCGTCCCGGGGCGACTCGAAGGTCGTCACGTCCGAGGTCGGCGACCGGATCGCCGCCGCCCTCTAG
- a CDS encoding MFS transporter has product MTASIDTASAVGTARRWWMLALGMFAQAAQAVFVNGVAFLIPELQANHGLSLARTGLVVAAPTLGVMVTLIAWGALADRYGERRVLAAGMATTAAAGLGAALSGSLTATAVFLLLGGMAAASANAASGRVVVGWFPPERRGLAMGIRQMSLPLGIACAALTLPSVAHDHGIGWALTLPAALCAAAALACALWVVDPPRPSRSDAADLGMLTNPYRTSGTLWRIHAVSVLLVVPQYTVWTYALVWLISERQWEATSAGLVVTLAQILGAFGRMGVGFWSDVVGSRMRPLRWVAAGGGLSMAALAVTDAMDSPLAIVALLAASVATVAPNGLAFTAVAEIAGPFWGGRALGVQNTGQFVAASIVPPVFGALIGIVGFPVTFAIAAGFPAASIPLIPVARSEDRSTGIEEDRVETRP; this is encoded by the coding sequence ATGACAGCATCGATCGACACCGCGTCCGCCGTCGGAACTGCTCGCAGATGGTGGATGCTCGCCCTCGGGATGTTCGCCCAGGCCGCGCAGGCGGTCTTCGTCAACGGCGTCGCCTTCCTCATTCCCGAACTCCAGGCGAATCACGGGCTCAGCCTCGCTCGCACCGGACTCGTCGTCGCCGCACCCACCCTCGGGGTCATGGTGACGCTCATCGCGTGGGGCGCGCTGGCCGACCGCTACGGCGAACGCAGGGTGCTGGCCGCCGGCATGGCGACCACGGCGGCGGCGGGGCTGGGCGCGGCCCTCTCCGGATCTCTCACGGCCACCGCAGTCTTCCTGCTGCTCGGCGGGATGGCGGCGGCCTCGGCGAATGCCGCGAGCGGACGCGTCGTCGTCGGATGGTTCCCGCCCGAGCGCCGCGGCCTGGCCATGGGGATCCGGCAAATGTCACTGCCGCTCGGCATCGCCTGCGCTGCGCTGACTCTCCCCTCGGTCGCCCACGACCACGGCATCGGATGGGCGCTCACGCTGCCCGCTGCCCTGTGCGCCGCTGCCGCGCTCGCCTGCGCACTCTGGGTGGTCGATCCGCCCCGGCCGAGTCGCAGCGACGCAGCGGATCTCGGCATGCTCACCAATCCCTACCGCACCAGCGGCACACTGTGGCGGATCCACGCCGTCTCCGTGCTGCTCGTCGTGCCGCAGTACACGGTGTGGACCTATGCGCTGGTGTGGCTGATCTCCGAAAGACAGTGGGAAGCAACGTCGGCGGGCCTCGTCGTGACCCTCGCGCAGATCCTCGGCGCGTTCGGCCGGATGGGCGTCGGCTTCTGGTCCGATGTGGTGGGCAGTCGCATGCGTCCGCTCCGCTGGGTCGCGGCAGGCGGCGGACTGTCGATGGCGGCGCTCGCCGTGACGGACGCGATGGATTCGCCTCTCGCGATCGTGGCGTTGCTCGCGGCGTCCGTCGCGACGGTGGCACCGAACGGCCTCGCCTTCACCGCCGTCGCCGAGATCGCGGGCCCGTTCTGGGGTGGGCGTGCCCTCGGTGTCCAGAACACCGGCCAGTTCGTCGCGGCGTCGATCGTTCCCCCGGTGTTCGGCGCGCTGATCGGAATCGTCGGATTCCCGGTGACTTTCGCCATAGCGGCGGGATTCCCGGCCGCCTCGATACCACTGATCCCCGTGGCCCGGTCCGAAGACCGGTCCACGGGGATCGAGGAAGACAGGGTCGAAACGCGGCCCTAG
- a CDS encoding fumarylacetoacetate hydrolase family protein, whose protein sequence is MRLGRVASPDGVAFVSIEGDGESRIAKEIAEHPFGTPTFTGRSWPLADVRLLAPILASKVVAIGKNYAAHAAEMGGEAPADPVIFLKPNTSIVGPDAAIVLPKSSNEVHYEGELAVVIGRPCKDVPAAKALDVVLGYTAANDVSARDHQRHDGQWTRAKGHDTFCPLGPWIETKLDASDVDITTEVDGVVKQRSNTSLLLHDIPKIIEWVSAVMTLLPGDVILTGTPEGVGPIVDGQSVSVTIGGIGTLTNPVTAKR, encoded by the coding sequence ATGCGTCTTGGTCGAGTGGCAAGTCCCGATGGTGTTGCGTTCGTCAGTATCGAAGGAGACGGCGAGTCCCGGATCGCGAAGGAGATCGCCGAGCATCCGTTCGGCACCCCGACTTTCACCGGCCGGAGCTGGCCGCTCGCCGATGTGCGGCTGCTGGCGCCGATTCTCGCCAGCAAGGTCGTCGCCATCGGAAAGAACTACGCCGCCCACGCCGCCGAGATGGGCGGGGAGGCGCCGGCCGATCCTGTGATCTTCCTCAAGCCCAACACCTCGATCGTGGGCCCCGACGCCGCGATCGTCCTGCCGAAGTCCTCCAACGAAGTTCATTACGAAGGGGAACTCGCGGTCGTCATCGGCCGTCCCTGCAAGGACGTACCGGCGGCCAAGGCCCTCGACGTGGTGCTCGGCTACACGGCGGCCAACGACGTGTCGGCCCGCGACCACCAGCGCCACGACGGTCAGTGGACGAGGGCGAAGGGGCATGACACGTTCTGCCCGCTGGGGCCGTGGATCGAGACGAAGCTGGATGCGTCCGACGTCGACATCACCACCGAGGTCGACGGGGTGGTGAAGCAGCGGAGCAACACTTCGCTTCTGCTGCACGACATTCCGAAGATCATCGAATGGGTGTCGGCCGTGATGACGCTGCTCCCCGGCGACGTCATCCTCACCGGCACACCGGAAGGCGTCGGCCCGATCGTCGACGGCCAGAGCGTCAGCGTGACCATCGGCGGCATCGGCACCCTCACCAACCCGGTGACCGCCAAGCGCTGA
- the gltX gene encoding glutamate--tRNA ligase: MTTSEVRVRFCPSPTGTPHVGLVRTALFNWAFARHNGGSFVFRIEDTDAARDSEESYQAILDALRWLGLNWDEGPEVGGPYEPYRQSQRRDLHLDVVAKLLAAGEAYESFSTPEEVEERHKAAGRDPKLGYDNFDRDLTPEQRQAFLDEGRKPVVRLRMPDHDLTWDDLVRGETTFKAGTVPDFALTRGNGIPLYTLVNPVDDALMKITHVLRGEDLLSSTPRQLALYEAMQRIGVADFTPKFGHLPFVMGQGNKKLSKRDPESNLFIHRDRGFVPEGLLNYLALLGWGISDDHDVFSLDEMVAAFDICKVNSNPARFDQKKADAINAEHIRLLEPADFAARLRSFLTLHGHLGETVDESVFATAADLVQTRIVVLSDAWDLLKFLFVEESDFAIDPAAAAKNLGADSAPVLDAALASLDAVGAWDAASLEEALKTALVDELGLKPRKAFAPVRVAVTGSHISPPLYESMELLGRDVSLSRLRSARASLAG; encoded by the coding sequence ATGACCACAAGCGAAGTTCGCGTCCGTTTCTGCCCGTCGCCCACCGGAACCCCGCACGTGGGGCTCGTCCGAACGGCCCTGTTCAACTGGGCGTTCGCCCGACACAACGGCGGGTCGTTCGTGTTCCGCATCGAGGACACCGATGCTGCCCGTGACAGTGAGGAGTCGTACCAGGCGATCCTGGACGCGCTGCGCTGGCTCGGACTGAACTGGGACGAGGGCCCGGAGGTCGGGGGACCGTACGAGCCGTATCGCCAGTCCCAGCGGCGTGACCTGCACCTGGACGTCGTCGCGAAGCTGCTCGCAGCGGGCGAGGCGTACGAGTCGTTCTCGACGCCCGAGGAGGTCGAGGAGCGGCACAAGGCCGCCGGCCGCGACCCCAAACTGGGCTACGACAACTTCGATCGTGACCTGACGCCCGAGCAGCGGCAAGCGTTCCTCGACGAGGGCCGCAAGCCTGTGGTCCGGCTCCGGATGCCCGACCACGACCTGACGTGGGACGACCTCGTGCGCGGCGAGACGACGTTCAAGGCAGGGACCGTGCCCGACTTCGCCCTGACCCGCGGCAACGGGATTCCGCTGTACACGTTGGTCAACCCTGTCGACGACGCGTTGATGAAGATCACACACGTCCTCCGCGGCGAGGATCTGCTGTCGTCCACACCACGGCAGCTCGCCCTCTACGAGGCGATGCAGCGGATCGGTGTGGCCGATTTCACGCCGAAGTTCGGGCATCTGCCGTTCGTCATGGGGCAGGGCAACAAGAAGCTGTCCAAGCGCGATCCCGAGTCGAACCTCTTCATCCATCGCGACCGCGGTTTCGTTCCCGAGGGTTTGTTGAATTACCTGGCGCTGCTGGGCTGGGGTATTTCCGACGACCACGACGTGTTCTCCCTGGACGAGATGGTCGCGGCCTTCGACATCTGCAAGGTCAATTCCAATCCGGCCCGGTTCGATCAGAAAAAGGCCGACGCGATCAACGCCGAGCACATCCGGCTGCTCGAGCCCGCCGACTTCGCCGCGCGCCTCCGCTCGTTCCTCACGCTTCACGGCCACCTCGGGGAAACGGTGGACGAGTCCGTCTTCGCGACCGCTGCCGATCTGGTCCAGACTCGCATCGTGGTTCTGTCCGACGCGTGGGATCTGCTGAAGTTCCTGTTCGTCGAAGAATCCGACTTCGCGATCGACCCGGCCGCCGCGGCGAAGAACCTGGGGGCCGACTCCGCGCCGGTTCTCGACGCCGCCCTCGCGTCGCTGGACGCAGTCGGTGCGTGGGACGCAGCCTCGCTGGAGGAGGCCCTCAAGACCGCTCTCGTGGACGAACTGGGCCTCAAGCCACGTAAGGCGTTCGCTCCGGTGCGGGTGGCCGTCACGGGCTCGCACATCAGCCCGCCCCTGTACGAATCGATGGAACTGCTCGGACGCGACGTGTCGCTGTCCCGGCTGCGTTCGGCACGGGCCTCCCTCGCCGGTTAG
- a CDS encoding DUF5302 domain-containing protein: MTDADNEDTKKKFREALERKNHQAGLSADHKDAHSKVHEAHGPADHKREFRRKTG; encoded by the coding sequence GTGACTGACGCCGATAACGAAGACACGAAAAAGAAATTCCGCGAAGCACTCGAGCGGAAGAATCATCAGGCCGGACTGTCCGCCGATCACAAGGACGCACATTCCAAGGTGCACGAGGCGCACGGGCCTGCCGACCACAAACGCGAATTCCGCCGCAAGACCGGATAA
- a CDS encoding pyridoxamine 5'-phosphate oxidase family protein: protein MGKNQRSQITMTDSEIAEFVNRSRIATLATVAADGRAHLVAMWYAVIDGDIWFETKSKSQKAVNLRRDDRVTVLIEDGQTYDTLRGMSIEGRAEIVEDPDAMFAVGVSVWERYTGPYTDDLRPAIDQLLHKRVVVRIVPERIRSWDHAKLGLPAMPVGGTTAAYVETAERRS from the coding sequence ATGGGGAAGAACCAACGCTCGCAGATCACGATGACGGATTCGGAGATCGCCGAATTCGTGAACCGGAGCCGGATCGCCACGCTGGCAACGGTGGCAGCGGACGGCCGGGCTCATCTGGTCGCCATGTGGTACGCCGTGATCGACGGGGATATCTGGTTCGAGACGAAGAGCAAATCGCAGAAGGCGGTCAACCTGCGCCGCGACGACAGGGTCACCGTCCTGATCGAGGACGGCCAGACCTACGACACGCTGCGGGGAATGTCGATCGAGGGCCGGGCGGAGATCGTGGAGGATCCCGACGCGATGTTCGCCGTCGGCGTCAGCGTGTGGGAGCGCTACACCGGGCCTTACACCGACGATCTGCGTCCCGCCATCGATCAGCTGCTGCACAAGCGGGTGGTCGTTCGGATCGTTCCCGAGCGCATCAGGAGCTGGGACCACGCCAAGCTCGGCCTTCCCGCGATGCCGGTGGGCGGAACGACGGCCGCGTACGTGGAGACGGCCGAACGCCGCTCCTGA
- a CDS encoding IclR family transcriptional regulator, whose protein sequence is MRQHSGIGVLDKAVGVLHAVAEKPCSLTELCSRTGLPRATAHRLAVGLEVHRLLTRDSDGLWCPGPGLAELAATANDPLVSAAALVLPRLREITGESVQLYRREGTQRICVAAMEPPTGLRDTVLVGARLPMSAGSGAKVLLAWADPQTQRTVLPDAAFGERVLLEVRRRGWAQSAAEREPGVASVAAPVRDSAGAVIAAISVSGPIDRMGRRPGARWAADLLAAAEALHKRL, encoded by the coding sequence ATGAGACAGCATAGCGGCATCGGGGTCCTTGACAAAGCGGTGGGCGTGCTCCACGCCGTCGCCGAGAAGCCCTGCAGCCTCACCGAACTGTGCTCGCGCACCGGACTGCCCCGCGCGACCGCCCACCGGCTCGCCGTCGGACTCGAGGTCCACCGCCTCCTGACACGTGACTCCGACGGGCTGTGGTGCCCCGGTCCCGGCCTCGCCGAACTCGCTGCAACGGCTAACGATCCGCTCGTGTCCGCGGCGGCTCTCGTCCTTCCGCGACTGCGCGAGATCACCGGCGAGAGCGTGCAGCTGTACCGCCGGGAAGGCACGCAACGCATCTGCGTAGCGGCGATGGAGCCACCCACCGGTCTCCGCGACACCGTTCTCGTCGGGGCACGCCTCCCGATGAGCGCCGGTTCCGGCGCCAAGGTCCTCCTCGCCTGGGCCGATCCGCAGACCCAGCGCACGGTTCTTCCCGACGCGGCGTTCGGCGAGCGCGTGCTGCTCGAGGTCCGCCGCCGCGGCTGGGCACAGAGCGCCGCCGAGCGTGAACCCGGGGTCGCCAGTGTCGCCGCACCCGTGCGCGACTCCGCAGGCGCTGTCATCGCGGCGATTTCGGTGTCCGGTCCCATCGACAGGATGGGCAGGCGCCCCGGGGCCCGGTGGGCTGCCGACCTCCTCGCCGCCGCGGAGGCGTTGCACAAGAGACTCTGA
- the leuC gene encoding 3-isopropylmalate dehydratase large subunit produces MEKMAEKARTLAEKVWDDHVVVRGEGDNPDLIYIDLHLVHEVTSPQAFDGLRLAGRPLRRPDLTIATEDHNVPTVDIDKPIADPVSKTQVDTLRRNCEEFGVRLHPMGNIDQGIVHVVGPQLGLTQPGMTVVCGDSHTSTHGAFGAIAMGIGTSEVEHVMATQTLSLRPFRTMAITVDGELPEGVTSKDLILAVIAKIGTGGGQGYVLEYRGEAIRKMSMEARMTICNMSIEAGARAGMIAPDEITYEFIKGRPHAPKGADWDAAVAAWEQLKTDEGAVFDNEVHIDASALTPFVTWGTNPGQGLPLGEAVPDPEQIVDESERHAAEKALTYMGLEAGTPLREVAIDTVFVGSCTNGRIEDLRAVADVLRGRHVADGVRMLIVPGSMRVRAQAEKEGLGEIFTAAGAEWRQAGCSMCLGMNPDQLAPGERSASTSNRNFEGRQGKGGRTHLVSPLVAAATAVRGTLSAPTDLA; encoded by the coding sequence GTGGAGAAGATGGCCGAGAAAGCACGCACCCTGGCAGAGAAGGTGTGGGACGACCACGTCGTGGTCCGGGGTGAGGGAGACAACCCCGACCTCATCTACATCGATCTGCATCTCGTTCACGAAGTGACGAGTCCGCAGGCATTCGACGGACTTCGGCTCGCGGGGCGCCCGCTGCGCCGGCCCGACCTGACGATCGCCACCGAGGACCACAACGTCCCCACCGTCGACATCGACAAGCCGATCGCGGACCCCGTCTCCAAGACTCAGGTGGACACGCTCCGGCGCAACTGCGAGGAATTCGGTGTCCGGCTGCACCCGATGGGAAACATCGACCAGGGCATCGTGCACGTCGTCGGCCCGCAACTCGGTCTCACCCAGCCCGGTATGACCGTGGTGTGCGGCGACAGCCACACGTCCACTCACGGCGCCTTCGGTGCGATCGCGATGGGTATCGGCACCAGTGAGGTCGAACACGTCATGGCGACGCAGACGTTGTCGCTGCGTCCGTTCCGGACGATGGCGATCACCGTCGACGGCGAATTGCCGGAAGGCGTGACGAGCAAAGATCTCATTCTGGCCGTCATCGCGAAGATCGGAACCGGCGGGGGCCAGGGCTACGTCCTGGAGTACCGCGGCGAAGCGATCCGGAAGATGTCGATGGAAGCGCGGATGACCATCTGCAACATGTCCATCGAGGCGGGCGCGCGGGCGGGCATGATCGCCCCCGACGAGATCACCTACGAATTCATCAAGGGACGCCCTCACGCGCCGAAGGGCGCCGACTGGGACGCCGCGGTGGCGGCCTGGGAGCAGTTGAAGACCGACGAGGGCGCGGTGTTCGACAACGAGGTTCATATCGACGCGAGCGCGCTGACGCCGTTCGTGACCTGGGGCACCAACCCGGGGCAGGGCCTGCCGCTCGGCGAGGCGGTGCCGGATCCGGAGCAGATCGTGGACGAGAGCGAACGGCACGCCGCGGAGAAGGCACTGACCTACATGGGTCTCGAAGCCGGAACTCCGTTGCGTGAGGTGGCGATCGACACAGTTTTCGTGGGTTCGTGCACCAACGGCCGGATCGAGGATCTGCGGGCCGTGGCCGACGTGTTGCGCGGAAGGCACGTCGCCGACGGCGTCCGGATGCTGATCGTGCCGGGTTCGATGCGCGTCCGCGCCCAGGCCGAAAAGGAGGGGCTCGGCGAGATCTTCACCGCCGCCGGCGCCGAATGGCGGCAGGCGGGGTGTTCGATGTGCCTCGGCATGAACCCGGATCAGCTGGCGCCCGGCGAGCGTTCGGCCTCCACGTCCAACCGCAATTTCGAAGGCCGTCAAGGCAAGGGCGGGCGGACTCACCTGGTTTCGCCGCTGGTCGCCGCCGCGACGGCAGTCCGGGGAACCCTGTCCGCGCCGACAGATCTGGCCTAG
- the leuD gene encoding 3-isopropylmalate dehydratase small subunit has translation MESFSTHKGIGVPLRRSNVDTDQIIPAVYLKRVTRTGFEDGLFAAWRTDPKFVLNVAPYDKGSVLVAGPDFGTGSSREHAVWALSDFGFRVVIASRFADIFRGNAGKAGLLAAQVSQSDVELLWKLLDEQPGLELVVDLENKTVTAGTTVVPFAIDDYTRWRLLEGLDDIGLTLRQVEAISEFEKARPSWKPVTLPEPTSAD, from the coding sequence ATGGAATCCTTTAGCACACACAAAGGTATCGGCGTTCCGCTGCGGCGATCCAACGTGGACACGGACCAGATCATCCCGGCGGTCTACCTGAAACGAGTGACCCGCACCGGTTTCGAGGACGGTCTGTTCGCTGCGTGGCGGACCGATCCGAAGTTCGTCCTCAACGTCGCCCCGTACGACAAGGGCAGCGTTCTGGTCGCGGGCCCGGACTTCGGCACGGGCTCCTCCCGGGAGCACGCCGTGTGGGCGCTATCCGACTTCGGATTTCGGGTCGTCATCGCGTCTCGGTTCGCGGACATCTTCCGGGGCAACGCCGGCAAGGCCGGTCTGCTGGCCGCCCAGGTGTCCCAGTCGGACGTCGAACTGCTCTGGAAACTGCTCGACGAACAGCCCGGTCTCGAATTGGTCGTCGACCTCGAGAACAAGACCGTGACCGCCGGAACCACCGTGGTGCCCTTTGCGATTGATGACTACACACGGTGGCGTCTGCTCGAGGGTCTGGACGACATTGGATTGACATTACGGCAGGTAGAAGCCATTTCGGAGTTCGAAAAGGCAAGGCCTTCTTGGAAACCTGTGACTCTTCCGGAGCCCACTTCGGCCGACTGA